Proteins found in one Triticum urartu cultivar G1812 chromosome 4, Tu2.1, whole genome shotgun sequence genomic segment:
- the LOC125554983 gene encoding uncharacterized protein LOC125554983 yields MPPPPPPPPIQSLPDELLEEIFFRLPPNEPACLVRASVANKRWLGILSCHAFRGRYRKFHGSPPMLGFLYSWPLEFLPRKAPSPRFISTMKFGRDNPDNCGGNYKYPAWDCRHGRILLWENWAPTHLVVWDPMTGRQRKLKVPTSMGYADGATALFCVASGCDHRACHAGPFQVVFLGLDMTDDDNCVAHARVSSPVTGDWSKSCSDVEWSDMCSSLQLAPDALIDSMPSILVENALHFMLTHDEDDSVEILKYDLSSNCLSLIDAPLSGTVISSSTILMAMEDGSLGFAHVDTVNLNIWSRQLDSNGFATWTMPRVIELMNLIPIQNPTKRLRLIGSVEGSDIIFITANLGIYEVNIRTLQWKKLWKREKFRYLIPYMSFYNPPGTSICHFFF; encoded by the coding sequence atgcctccgccgccgccgccaccgccgatACAATCGCTGCCGGACGAACTACTCGAGGAGATCTTCTTTCGCCTCCCGCCGAACGAGCCCGCGTGCCTCGTGCGTGCCTCCGTCGCCAACAAGCGATGGCTCGGTATTCTCTCCTGCCACGCCTTCCGTGGTCGCTATCGTAAGTTCCATGGATCTCCTCCCATGTTGGGGTTCCTTTATTCCTGGCCCCTTGAGTTTCTCCCGAGGAAAGCCCCCTCCCCACGCTTCATCTCCACCATGAAATTCGGTCGAGACAATCCCGACAACTGCGGGGGTAACTATAAATACCCTGCGTGGGACTGCCGCCATGGTCGCATTCTCCTTTGGGAGAATTGGGCGCCCACGCACCTTGTTGTTTGGGACCCCATGACGGGTCGCCAAAGAAAGCTAAAAGTGCCCACGTCGATGGGCTACGCCGATGGGGCCACTGCACTCTTTTGTGTAGCGAGCGGTTGTGACCATCGCGCGTGTCATGCAGGGCCCTTCCAAGTGGTATTCTTGGGCCTTGACATGACAGATGATGACAATTGTGTTGCACACGCACGTGTGTCCTCGCCGGTGACAGGTGACTGGAGCAAGTCATGCTCTGATGTTGAGTGGAGCGATATGTGCTCTAGTCTACAACTTGCACCTGATGCACTCATCGACTCAATGCCATCCATCCTTGTTGAAAACGCACTTCACTTCATGCTTACACATGATGAGGATGATAGTGTAGAAATTCTCAAATATGACTTGAGCTCTAATTGCTTATCGTTGATTGATGCACCATTGTCGGGGACTGTAATTAGTAGTTCCACTATCCTCATGGCGATGGAGGATGGAAGTTTGGGGTTTGCGCATGTGGACACAGTAAACCTCAACATATGGTCAAGACAACTGGATTCTAATGGATTTGCAACATGGACTATGCCTAGAGTCATCGAACTCATGAACCTTATCCCTATTCAAAATCCAACCAAAAGGCTTAGACTGATTGGATCTGTGGAGGGCAGTGATATCATTTTCATAACTGCGAACCTTGGCATCTATGAGGTTAATATCAGGACACTACAATGGAAGAAGCTATGGAAGAGAGAGAAATTCCGTTATTTGATTCCATACATGAGTTTCTACAATCCACCAGGTACATCTATATGTCATTTCTTTTTTTGA